A region from the Macaca mulatta isolate MMU2019108-1 chromosome 13, T2T-MMU8v2.0, whole genome shotgun sequence genome encodes:
- the FNDC4 gene encoding fibronectin type III domain-containing protein 4 isoform X1 yields MSSGCHSAPPSGLGGDMASLMPLSPYLSPTVLLLVSCDLGFLRADRPPSPVNVTVTHLRANSATVSWDVPEGNIVIGYSISQQRQNGPGQRVIREVNTTTRACALWGLAEDSDYTVQVRSIGLRGESPPGPRVHFRTLKGSDRLPSNSSSPGDITVEGLDGERPLQTGEVVIIVVVLLMWAEKITIYQHHRRLSEETHPEERCTNNWGWGWGQGEPKMVICLRLPEGNDTPTISGLVPILFPL; encoded by the exons ATGTCAAGCGGATGCCACAGTGCCCCCCCCAGCGGACTCGGTGGGGACATGGCTTCGCTGATGCCCCTTTCCCCATATCTAAGCCCCACGGTCCTCCTGCTGGTCAGCTGTGACCTGGGCTTCCTGCGAGCAG ACCGGCCTCCCTCTCCTGTGAATGTGACGGTCACTCACCTCAGAGCCAACTCGGCCACTGTGTCCTGGGACGTCCCAGAAGGCAACATCGTCATTGGCTACTCCATTTCCCAGCAA CGGCAGAATGGCCCCGGGCAGCGTGTGATTCGGGAGGTGAACACCACCACCCGGGCCTGTGCCCTCTGGGGCCTGGCTGAAGACAGTGACTACACAGTGCAGGTCAGGAGCATCGGCCTTCGGGGAGAGAGCCCCCCAGGGCCCCGGGTGCACTTCCGAACTCTCAAGGGTTCTGACCGGCTACCTTCAAACAGCTCAAGCCCAG GTGACATCACAGTGGAGGGTCTGGATGGAGAGCGGCCACTGCAGACTGGGGAAGTGGTCATCATTGTGGTGGTGTTGCTCATGTGGGCTG AAAAAATCACCATCTATCAACACCATCGACGTTTGAGTGAAGAAACACACCCAGAAGAGAGATGCACTAACAactggggatggggatggggtcagGGAGAGCCCAAGATGGTGATCTGCCTGAGACTCCCAGAGGGTAATGACACTCCCACAATCTCAGGCCTGGTACCCATCCTCTTTCCACTGTGA
- the FNDC4 gene encoding fibronectin type III domain-containing protein 4 isoform X2, which translates to MSSGCHSAPPSGLGGDMASLMPLSPYLSPTVLLLVSCDLGFLRADRPPSPVNVTVTHLRANSATVSWDVPEGNIVIGYSISQQRQNGPGQRVIREVNTTTRACALWGLAEDSDYTVQVRSIGLRGESPPGPRVHFRTLKGSDRLPSNSSSPGDITVEGLDGERPLQTGEVVIIVVVLLMWAAVIGLFCRQYDIIKDNDSNNNPKEKGKGPEQSPQGRPVGTRQKKSPSINTIDV; encoded by the exons ATGTCAAGCGGATGCCACAGTGCCCCCCCCAGCGGACTCGGTGGGGACATGGCTTCGCTGATGCCCCTTTCCCCATATCTAAGCCCCACGGTCCTCCTGCTGGTCAGCTGTGACCTGGGCTTCCTGCGAGCAG ACCGGCCTCCCTCTCCTGTGAATGTGACGGTCACTCACCTCAGAGCCAACTCGGCCACTGTGTCCTGGGACGTCCCAGAAGGCAACATCGTCATTGGCTACTCCATTTCCCAGCAA CGGCAGAATGGCCCCGGGCAGCGTGTGATTCGGGAGGTGAACACCACCACCCGGGCCTGTGCCCTCTGGGGCCTGGCTGAAGACAGTGACTACACAGTGCAGGTCAGGAGCATCGGCCTTCGGGGAGAGAGCCCCCCAGGGCCCCGGGTGCACTTCCGAACTCTCAAGGGTTCTGACCGGCTACCTTCAAACAGCTCAAGCCCAG GTGACATCACAGTGGAGGGTCTGGATGGAGAGCGGCCACTGCAGACTGGGGAAGTGGTCATCATTGTGGTGGTGTTGCTCATGTGGGCTG CTGTAATTGGGCTGTTCTGCCGTCAGTATGACATCATCAAGGACAATGACTCCAACAACAATCccaaggagaagggaaaggggcCGGAACAGAGTCCTCAGGGAAGGCCAGTGGGGACAAGACAG AAAAAATCACCATCTATCAACACCATCGACGTTTGA
- the GCKR gene encoding glucokinase regulatory protein isoform X3, with protein sequence MPGTKRFQHVIETPEPGKWELSGYEAAVPITEKSNPLTQDLDKADAEEIVRLLGQCDAEIFQEEGQALPTYQRLYSESILTTMAQVAGKVQEVLKEPDGGLVVLSGGGTSGRMAFLMSVSFNQLMKGLGQKSLYTYLIAGGDRSVVASREGTEDSALHGIEELKKVAAGKKRVIVIGISVGLSAPFVAGQMDYCMNNTAVFLPVLVGFNPVSMARNDPIEDWSSTFRQVAERMQKMQEKQTAFVLNPAIGPEGLSGSSRMKGGSATKILLETLLLAAHKTVDQGIAASQRCLLEILRTFERAHQVTYSQSPKIATLMKSVSTSLEKKGHVYLVGWQTLGIIAIMDGVECIHTFGADFRDVRGFLIGDHSDMFNQKAELTNQGPQFTFSQEDFLTSILPSLTEIDTVVFIFTLDDNLTEVQTIVEQVKEKTSHIQALAHSTVGQNLPIPLKKLFPSVISITWPLLFFEYEGNFVQRRGFSMLPRLVANS encoded by the exons ATGCCAGGCACAAAACGGTTTCAACATGTCATTGAGACCCCGGAGCCTGGCAAGTGGGAG TTATCTGGGTATGAGGCAGCTGTGCCAATCACAGAGAAGTCGAACCCACTGACCCAGGACCTAGACAAAGCAGATGCTGAGGAAATTGTTCGACTGCTGGGACAATGTGATGCTGAGATCTTCCAGGAGGAGGGGCAAGCCCTGCCCACATACCAG AGACTCTACAGCGAATCCATTCTGACCACCATGGCTCAGGTGGCTGGGAAAGTTCAGGAAGTGCTGAAG gaGCCAGATGGGGGGCTGGTTGTGCTGAGTGGAGGGGGTACCTCTGGCCGGATGGCATTCCTCATGTCG GTGTCCTTTAATCAGCTGATGAAAGGTCTGGGACAGAAATCTCTTTACACCTACCTCATTGCAGGGGGTGACAG GTCTGTGGTGGCCTCTAGGGAGGGGACAGAAGATAGTGCCTTACACGGGATTGAGGAACTGAAGAAG GTGGCTGCTGGGAAGAAGAGGGTGATTGTTATCGGCATTTCTGTGGGACTCTCT GCTCCCTTTGTGGCAGGCCAGATGGACTACTGCATGAACAACACAGCTGTCTTCTTGCCAGTCTTGGTTGGCTTCAATCCAGTGAGCATGGCCAG AAATGACCCCATTGAAGACTGGAGTTCAACATTCCGACAAGTAGCAGAGCGGATGCAGAAAATGCAGGAGAAACAGACAGCTTTTGTGCTCAATCCTGCCATCGGG CCCGAGGGTCTCAGCGGCTCCTCCCGGATGAAAGGTGGAAGTGCCACCAAGATCCTGCTGGAAACCCTGTTATTAGCAGCCCATAAGACTGTGGACCAGGGCATTGCAGCATCTCAAAG ATGCCTCCTGGAAATCTTGCGGACATTCGAGCGAGCTCATCAGGTGACCTACAGCCAAAGCCCCAAGATTGCCACCCTGATGAAAAGCGTCAGCACCAG TCTGGAGAAGAAAGGCCATGTGTACCTGGTTGGCTGGCAGACCCTGGGCATCATCGCCATCATGGATGGAGTAGAGTGCATCCACACCTTTGGCGCTG ATTTCCGAGATGTCCGTGGCTTTCTCATTGGTGATCACAGTGACATGTTTAATCAGAAGGCTGAGCTCACCAACCAG GGTCCCCAGTTCACCTTCTCCCAGGAGGACTTCTTGACTTCCATCCTGCCCTCCCTCACGGAAATTGACACTGTGGTCTTCATTTTCACCCTGGATG ACAACCTCACGGAGGTGCAGACTATAGTGGAGCAGGTGAAAGAGAAAACCAGCCACATCCAGGCCCTGGCACACAGCACCGTGGGGCAGAACTTGCCG atcCCTCTGAAGAAGCTCTTTCCCTCCGTCATCAGCATCACATGGCCACTGCTTTTCTTTGAATATGAAGGAAACTTCGTCCAG agacgaggtttctccatgttgcccaggctggttgccaactcctag
- the GCKR gene encoding glucokinase regulatory protein isoform X2 — MPGTKRFQHVIETPEPGKWELSGYEAAVPITEKSNPLTQDLDKADAEEIVRLLGQCDAEIFQEEGQALPTYQRLYSESILTTMAQVAGKVQEVLKEPDGGLVVLSGGGTSGRMAFLMSVSFNQLMKGLGQKSLYTYLIAGGDRSVVASREGTEDSALHGIEELKKVAAGKKRVIVIGISVGLSAPFVAGQMDYCMNNTAVFLPVLVGFNPVSMARNDPIEDWSSTFRQVAERMQKMQEKQTAFVLNPAIGPEGLSGSSRMKGGSATKILLETLLLAAHKTVDQGIAASQRCLLEILRTFERAHQVTYSQSPKIATLMKSVSTSLEKKGHVYLVGWQTLGIIAIMDGVECIHTFGADFRDVRGFLIGDHSDMFNQKAELTNQGPQFTFSQEDFLTSILPSLTEIDTVVFIFTLDDNLTEVQTIVEQVKEKTSHIQALAHSTVGQNLPIPLKKLFPSVISITWPLLFFEYEGNFVQKFQRELSTKWVLNTVSTGAHVLLGKILQNHMLDLRISNSKLFWRALAMLQVIPIALLSLLFRCSITEAQAHLAATPSVCEAVRSALAGPGQKRTADPLEILEPDGQ, encoded by the exons ATGCCAGGCACAAAACGGTTTCAACATGTCATTGAGACCCCGGAGCCTGGCAAGTGGGAG TTATCTGGGTATGAGGCAGCTGTGCCAATCACAGAGAAGTCGAACCCACTGACCCAGGACCTAGACAAAGCAGATGCTGAGGAAATTGTTCGACTGCTGGGACAATGTGATGCTGAGATCTTCCAGGAGGAGGGGCAAGCCCTGCCCACATACCAG AGACTCTACAGCGAATCCATTCTGACCACCATGGCTCAGGTGGCTGGGAAAGTTCAGGAAGTGCTGAAG gaGCCAGATGGGGGGCTGGTTGTGCTGAGTGGAGGGGGTACCTCTGGCCGGATGGCATTCCTCATGTCG GTGTCCTTTAATCAGCTGATGAAAGGTCTGGGACAGAAATCTCTTTACACCTACCTCATTGCAGGGGGTGACAG GTCTGTGGTGGCCTCTAGGGAGGGGACAGAAGATAGTGCCTTACACGGGATTGAGGAACTGAAGAAG GTGGCTGCTGGGAAGAAGAGGGTGATTGTTATCGGCATTTCTGTGGGACTCTCT GCTCCCTTTGTGGCAGGCCAGATGGACTACTGCATGAACAACACAGCTGTCTTCTTGCCAGTCTTGGTTGGCTTCAATCCAGTGAGCATGGCCAG AAATGACCCCATTGAAGACTGGAGTTCAACATTCCGACAAGTAGCAGAGCGGATGCAGAAAATGCAGGAGAAACAGACAGCTTTTGTGCTCAATCCTGCCATCGGG CCCGAGGGTCTCAGCGGCTCCTCCCGGATGAAAGGTGGAAGTGCCACCAAGATCCTGCTGGAAACCCTGTTATTAGCAGCCCATAAGACTGTGGACCAGGGCATTGCAGCATCTCAAAG ATGCCTCCTGGAAATCTTGCGGACATTCGAGCGAGCTCATCAGGTGACCTACAGCCAAAGCCCCAAGATTGCCACCCTGATGAAAAGCGTCAGCACCAG TCTGGAGAAGAAAGGCCATGTGTACCTGGTTGGCTGGCAGACCCTGGGCATCATCGCCATCATGGATGGAGTAGAGTGCATCCACACCTTTGGCGCTG ATTTCCGAGATGTCCGTGGCTTTCTCATTGGTGATCACAGTGACATGTTTAATCAGAAGGCTGAGCTCACCAACCAG GGTCCCCAGTTCACCTTCTCCCAGGAGGACTTCTTGACTTCCATCCTGCCCTCCCTCACGGAAATTGACACTGTGGTCTTCATTTTCACCCTGGATG ACAACCTCACGGAGGTGCAGACTATAGTGGAGCAGGTGAAAGAGAAAACCAGCCACATCCAGGCCCTGGCACACAGCACCGTGGGGCAGAACTTGCCG atcCCTCTGAAGAAGCTCTTTCCCTCCGTCATCAGCATCACATGGCCACTGCTTTTCTTTGAATATGAAGGAAACTTCGTCCAG AAGTTCCAGCGTGAGCTAAGCACCAAATGGGTGCTGAATACAGTGAGTACAGGTGCTCATGTGCTTCTTGGGAAGATCCTACAAAACCACATGTTGGACCTTCGAATTAGCAACTCCAAGCTCTTCTGGCGGGCACTGGCCATGCTGCAG GTGATCCCCATCGCCTTGCTGAGCCTCCTATTCCGGTGCTCGATTACTGAGGCTCAGGCACACCTGGCTGCAACTCCTTCTGTCTGTGAGGCTGTCAGGAGTGCTCTTGCTGGGCCAGGTCAGAAGCGCACCGCGGACCCCCTGGAGATCCTAGAGCCTGACGGTCAGTGA
- the GCKR gene encoding glucokinase regulatory protein isoform X1, whose protein sequence is MPGTKRFQHVIETPEPGKWELSGYEAAVPITEKSNPLTQDLDKADAEEIVRLLGQCDAEIFQEEGQALPTYQRLYSESILTTMAQVAGKVQEVLKEPDGGLVVLSGGGTSGRMAFLMSVSFNQLMKGLGQKSLYTYLIAGGDRSVVASREGTEDSALHGIEELKKVAAGKKRVIVIGISVGLSAPFVAGQMDYCMNNTAVFLPVLVGFNPVSMARNDPIEDWSSTFRQVAERMQKMQEKQTAFVLNPAIGPEGLSGSSRMKGGSATKILLETLLLAAHKTVDQGIAASQRCLLEILRTFERAHQVTYSQSPKIATLMKSVSTSLEKKGHVYLVGWQTLGIIAIMDGVECIHTFGADFRDVRGFLIGDHSDMFNQKAELTNQGPQFTFSQEDFLTSILPSLTEIDTVVFIFTLDDNLTEVQTIVEQVKEKTSHIQALAHSTVGQNLPIPLKKLFPSVISITWPLLFFEYEGNFVQKFQRELSTKWVLNTVSTGAHVLLGKILQNHMLDLRISNSKLFWRALAMLQRFSGQSKARCIESLLRAIHFPQPLSDDIRAAPISCHVQVAHEKEQVIPIALLSLLFRCSITEAQAHLAATPSVCEAVRSALAGPGQKRTADPLEILEPDGQ, encoded by the exons ATGCCAGGCACAAAACGGTTTCAACATGTCATTGAGACCCCGGAGCCTGGCAAGTGGGAG TTATCTGGGTATGAGGCAGCTGTGCCAATCACAGAGAAGTCGAACCCACTGACCCAGGACCTAGACAAAGCAGATGCTGAGGAAATTGTTCGACTGCTGGGACAATGTGATGCTGAGATCTTCCAGGAGGAGGGGCAAGCCCTGCCCACATACCAG AGACTCTACAGCGAATCCATTCTGACCACCATGGCTCAGGTGGCTGGGAAAGTTCAGGAAGTGCTGAAG gaGCCAGATGGGGGGCTGGTTGTGCTGAGTGGAGGGGGTACCTCTGGCCGGATGGCATTCCTCATGTCG GTGTCCTTTAATCAGCTGATGAAAGGTCTGGGACAGAAATCTCTTTACACCTACCTCATTGCAGGGGGTGACAG GTCTGTGGTGGCCTCTAGGGAGGGGACAGAAGATAGTGCCTTACACGGGATTGAGGAACTGAAGAAG GTGGCTGCTGGGAAGAAGAGGGTGATTGTTATCGGCATTTCTGTGGGACTCTCT GCTCCCTTTGTGGCAGGCCAGATGGACTACTGCATGAACAACACAGCTGTCTTCTTGCCAGTCTTGGTTGGCTTCAATCCAGTGAGCATGGCCAG AAATGACCCCATTGAAGACTGGAGTTCAACATTCCGACAAGTAGCAGAGCGGATGCAGAAAATGCAGGAGAAACAGACAGCTTTTGTGCTCAATCCTGCCATCGGG CCCGAGGGTCTCAGCGGCTCCTCCCGGATGAAAGGTGGAAGTGCCACCAAGATCCTGCTGGAAACCCTGTTATTAGCAGCCCATAAGACTGTGGACCAGGGCATTGCAGCATCTCAAAG ATGCCTCCTGGAAATCTTGCGGACATTCGAGCGAGCTCATCAGGTGACCTACAGCCAAAGCCCCAAGATTGCCACCCTGATGAAAAGCGTCAGCACCAG TCTGGAGAAGAAAGGCCATGTGTACCTGGTTGGCTGGCAGACCCTGGGCATCATCGCCATCATGGATGGAGTAGAGTGCATCCACACCTTTGGCGCTG ATTTCCGAGATGTCCGTGGCTTTCTCATTGGTGATCACAGTGACATGTTTAATCAGAAGGCTGAGCTCACCAACCAG GGTCCCCAGTTCACCTTCTCCCAGGAGGACTTCTTGACTTCCATCCTGCCCTCCCTCACGGAAATTGACACTGTGGTCTTCATTTTCACCCTGGATG ACAACCTCACGGAGGTGCAGACTATAGTGGAGCAGGTGAAAGAGAAAACCAGCCACATCCAGGCCCTGGCACACAGCACCGTGGGGCAGAACTTGCCG atcCCTCTGAAGAAGCTCTTTCCCTCCGTCATCAGCATCACATGGCCACTGCTTTTCTTTGAATATGAAGGAAACTTCGTCCAG AAGTTCCAGCGTGAGCTAAGCACCAAATGGGTGCTGAATACAGTGAGTACAGGTGCTCATGTGCTTCTTGGGAAGATCCTACAAAACCACATGTTGGACCTTCGAATTAGCAACTCCAAGCTCTTCTGGCGGGCACTGGCCATGCTGCAG CGGTTCTCTGGACAGTCCAAGGCTCGATGCATCGAGAGCCTCCTCCGAGCAATCCACTTTCCCCAGCCACTGTCAGATGATATTCGGGCTGCTCCCATCTCCTGCCATGTCCAGGTTGCACATGAGAAGGAACAG GTGATCCCCATCGCCTTGCTGAGCCTCCTATTCCGGTGCTCGATTACTGAGGCTCAGGCACACCTGGCTGCAACTCCTTCTGTCTGTGAGGCTGTCAGGAGTGCTCTTGCTGGGCCAGGTCAGAAGCGCACCGCGGACCCCCTGGAGATCCTAGAGCCTGACGGTCAGTGA